One region of Termitidicoccus mucosus genomic DNA includes:
- a CDS encoding sialidase family protein produces MTPAHSLKSVTTALCLAVSVLLPPMVGAAPQAPDPKQPATWLIPGNGFEPVATSSIGWGETSYLRLPDGRVLTARGDHIAVSTDGMKTFPDKNNIPFVKDTSAAAPRASRLAISATGAWLVVWRTPHTPAELSQFWDKSTHNYVPTLAGGQLMVARSTDSGKTWSAPLRISDPRYTNGHPPRKILQTQSGVFLLPAQYRTPNPGRHIVSILRSTDDGLTWSAPAPAFDLPNSNGNHDGVVEPTLIQLKDGTVWFLTRTNLGALWESRSRDDGLTWSPLRPTRIYASASPATLERLSDGRLVLVWSPWKDTEGNPPQTRGGADTTDYSLAVASWHRRELHLATSADEGKTWSKPLVVARHPRKSGVFKGGWISYVTLFEHNEHLYLFASMGNLHARIPLGKLP; encoded by the coding sequence ATGACTCCTGCCCACTCATTAAAATCCGTCACAACGGCCCTGTGCCTCGCCGTATCCGTGCTGCTGCCGCCCATGGTGGGCGCCGCGCCACAGGCGCCCGACCCGAAGCAGCCCGCCACCTGGCTCATCCCCGGCAACGGCTTCGAGCCCGTTGCCACGTCCTCCATCGGCTGGGGTGAAACCTCCTACCTCCGGCTCCCCGACGGCCGCGTCCTCACCGCGCGCGGCGACCATATTGCCGTTTCCACCGACGGCATGAAAACCTTCCCCGACAAAAACAACATCCCCTTTGTCAAGGACACATCAGCCGCCGCCCCGCGCGCCTCGCGTCTCGCCATCAGCGCCACCGGCGCGTGGCTCGTTGTCTGGCGCACCCCGCACACCCCCGCCGAACTCTCCCAGTTCTGGGACAAGTCCACCCACAACTACGTCCCCACTCTCGCCGGCGGCCAGCTCATGGTCGCCCGCTCCACCGACTCCGGCAAAACCTGGTCCGCGCCGCTTCGCATCTCCGACCCGCGCTACACCAACGGCCATCCGCCCAGAAAAATCCTCCAGACCCAATCCGGCGTTTTCCTCCTGCCCGCGCAATACCGCACGCCCAATCCCGGGCGCCACATCGTCTCCATCCTCCGCTCCACGGACGACGGCCTCACCTGGTCCGCTCCCGCCCCCGCCTTCGATCTTCCCAATTCCAACGGCAACCACGACGGCGTGGTCGAGCCCACCCTCATCCAACTCAAAGACGGCACCGTCTGGTTCCTCACCCGCACCAATCTTGGCGCCCTCTGGGAGTCCCGCTCCCGCGACGACGGCCTCACCTGGTCCCCGCTCCGTCCCACCCGCATCTACGCCTCCGCGTCCCCCGCCACGCTCGAACGCCTCTCCGACGGGCGCCTCGTGCTTGTCTGGAGTCCTTGGAAGGACACCGAGGGCAATCCGCCCCAAACCCGTGGCGGCGCCGACACCACCGACTACTCCCTCGCCGTCGCAAGCTGGCACCGCCGCGAGCTCCACCTCGCCACTTCCGCCGACGAAGGCAAAACCTGGAGCAAGCCCCTCGTCGTTGCCCGTCATCCCCGCAAAAGCGGCGTCTTCAAGGGCGGCTGGA
- a CDS encoding VCBS repeat-containing protein, with protein sequence MLPARSECNLDNAVIRFGPAHKLVYGDPDTVAPLKVADTTVDWNRKGERGARWGKGYWVPSGRIIDGRDIMIADKTAPVDGATGDLDGDGRMELVVAKNNRFWCLKDASVSGRRHFPEASGSYLKFVYGNDLMLPDVFPGHEHRHTHSVRIALGDWDGDGLTDLIVVSSFLGINPWDGGPGGITRYMPADFTGEGRGWIGDHWVFGPTRLTVWWYKNVGKKGEPLFADASLISAGNPSRPLLFTGYLHAVATPIDWNNDGRTDLLVSADNRVMLYLNTSAGGEPVLDNGRELTFDGSPRINLMKNAAPYRDQDGVMRIRFSSWSMLLEARQLGAERPFDFTAAEPVLFKNPPMFLDSFPVPNAVDWDGDGKLDLLVGYQDGAVHFFRNLSKDGGPGHWAPPADLEADGKPLLKYLQNPRSKQGPAERLWGYTAPVAIDFDGDGDLDLVSGNSSENFFYFENTGARTAPRLTARGPLMMTNGNPIETAWRTRPAIADFNDDGAPDIVGQAPSGLLTIWWGRKGKDAPLFSEPETLYDAKGFPFLVATTSHSGGRSVFSVARWNAKKLPDLLMSPFFSARTEFIPFFKNLGFHDGRLLFELRWRQVAREGHVSKSLFSHYRMLEPACFGPDNKPGAIAGVDDGDMYYWGAPTEEPFDDKPLQHYINSATAKFDPSVPCATVDVPSPFGSVEALKEGAPVFNNRPYKFGPLPEIMKNRSYVLSPEEARYVVGASDGMLYVLVPRADGPRREIMVPAMQERGFEVVKHPAVRVYGEGAEGEAVIMQKKINKGARIILSSWAVFFY encoded by the coding sequence TTGCTTCCCGCCCGGTCCGAATGCAATCTCGACAACGCCGTCATCCGTTTTGGTCCGGCGCACAAACTAGTTTATGGCGATCCCGACACCGTGGCGCCGCTGAAGGTCGCGGACACCACCGTCGACTGGAACCGCAAGGGCGAGCGCGGCGCGCGCTGGGGCAAGGGCTATTGGGTGCCGTCGGGCAGGATCATCGACGGCCGCGATATCATGATCGCCGACAAGACCGCGCCGGTGGACGGCGCGACGGGGGATCTCGATGGCGACGGCCGCATGGAGCTGGTGGTGGCAAAGAACAACCGTTTTTGGTGCCTGAAGGATGCCTCCGTCTCCGGACGCCGCCACTTCCCCGAGGCATCGGGTTCGTATTTGAAATTTGTATACGGCAACGACCTGATGCTGCCCGATGTGTTTCCCGGCCACGAGCACCGGCATACGCACTCGGTGCGCATCGCCTTGGGCGATTGGGACGGCGACGGCTTGACCGACTTGATTGTGGTGTCGAGCTTTCTGGGCATCAACCCTTGGGATGGCGGCCCCGGCGGGATCACGCGTTACATGCCGGCGGACTTCACCGGGGAAGGCCGCGGATGGATCGGCGATCACTGGGTGTTTGGTCCGACGCGCCTGACGGTATGGTGGTATAAAAACGTCGGGAAGAAGGGCGAGCCGTTGTTTGCCGACGCGAGCCTGATTTCGGCGGGCAATCCAAGCCGGCCGCTTCTGTTCACCGGCTACCTGCACGCGGTCGCGACGCCCATCGACTGGAATAATGACGGGCGCACCGACCTGCTCGTCTCGGCCGACAACCGGGTGATGCTTTACCTCAACACCTCCGCCGGGGGCGAGCCCGTCCTCGACAATGGTCGCGAGCTCACTTTCGACGGCAGTCCGCGCATCAACCTCATGAAAAACGCCGCGCCCTACCGTGACCAGGACGGCGTGATGCGCATTCGTTTTTCGAGCTGGTCGATGTTGCTGGAGGCGCGGCAGCTCGGCGCGGAGCGGCCCTTCGATTTTACTGCGGCCGAGCCGGTGCTGTTCAAAAATCCGCCGATGTTTCTCGACTCTTTCCCCGTGCCGAACGCCGTCGATTGGGACGGCGACGGGAAACTCGACCTGCTCGTCGGCTATCAGGACGGCGCCGTGCACTTCTTCCGCAATCTCAGCAAGGACGGCGGCCCCGGACATTGGGCTCCGCCGGCCGATCTGGAGGCGGACGGAAAGCCGCTGCTGAAATACCTGCAAAACCCGCGTTCGAAACAAGGCCCGGCCGAGCGGCTTTGGGGCTACACCGCGCCGGTCGCGATCGACTTCGACGGCGACGGCGACCTCGATCTCGTCAGCGGGAACTCCAGCGAAAATTTTTTCTATTTCGAAAACACCGGCGCCCGCACCGCACCGAGACTCACCGCGCGCGGGCCGCTTATGATGACCAATGGAAACCCCATCGAGACGGCGTGGCGCACGCGTCCGGCCATCGCCGATTTTAATGATGACGGCGCGCCCGATATCGTCGGACAGGCCCCGAGCGGGCTTCTCACGATTTGGTGGGGGCGAAAAGGCAAAGACGCGCCGCTTTTCTCCGAACCCGAGACGCTCTACGACGCCAAGGGCTTCCCATTCCTCGTCGCCACCACCTCGCACAGCGGCGGACGGAGTGTGTTTTCCGTTGCGCGCTGGAATGCGAAAAAACTGCCCGACCTGCTGATGAGTCCCTTTTTTTCCGCCCGCACGGAGTTTATTCCCTTCTTTAAAAACCTGGGTTTCCATGACGGGCGTCTGCTCTTCGAGCTTCGCTGGCGCCAGGTCGCCCGCGAAGGCCATGTGAGCAAATCGCTTTTCTCGCACTACCGCATGCTGGAACCGGCATGCTTCGGGCCGGACAACAAACCCGGCGCGATCGCCGGGGTGGACGACGGAGACATGTATTATTGGGGCGCGCCGACGGAGGAGCCGTTCGACGACAAGCCGCTCCAGCATTATATAAACAGCGCCACCGCAAAGTTCGATCCCTCCGTGCCATGCGCGACGGTGGATGTCCCCTCGCCGTTCGGCTCGGTCGAGGCCCTGAAGGAAGGCGCGCCGGTGTTCAACAACCGTCCGTATAAATTCGGTCCGCTGCCGGAAATCATGAAGAACCGCAGCTACGTGCTCAGCCCCGAGGAGGCGCGCTATGTGGTGGGGGCGTCGGACGGGATGCTCTATGTGCTCGTGCCCCGCGCGGACGGTCCGCGCCGGGAGATCATGGTGCCGGCCATGCAGGAGCGCGGGTTCGAGGTTGTGAAACACCCGGCGGTGCGCGTGTATGGCGAAGGCGCCGAGGGCGAGGCCGTCATCATGCAAAAGAAGATCAACAAGGGTGCGCGCATCATCCTCTCCTCCTGGGCGGTGTTTTTCTACTGA
- a CDS encoding substrate-binding domain-containing protein: MTKSFQSLSAQMADTLREQLRAGTWGTTLPGERQLAKHFSVSRKTASKAIAMLRAEGVIRTSRGKSSALVTEKIPPRNTKAPDRVVLLLPDPIDQSRPFMVYWLNNLTTLMHNVGVDFELVIGWRYFGRNADRSLQQLVDSHPAKCWILVRSPCSLQQWFADNGVPAVVAGSPLDDIKLPSVDLDHRAIVRHAALTLLREGHRRLAYVFEKARFGGTVIGEQAFRETIADYDSSATPGICRPSMNAASIINELRRIHNSSLRPTAYMMGNSFSYVTALSWFNSQQLLVPGDISLISHDEDPFLPFLHPTPARYAIGSAKFANALYKAVRRVMDHGSGLDFKELIIPDYIKGASVGPPPSASREAEIFRRR, from the coding sequence ATGACGAAGTCGTTTCAATCCCTCAGCGCCCAGATGGCCGACACGCTCCGGGAACAACTGCGCGCGGGCACTTGGGGCACGACGCTGCCCGGCGAGCGGCAGCTCGCGAAACACTTCAGCGTGAGCCGCAAGACGGCGAGCAAGGCGATCGCCATGCTGCGTGCGGAGGGAGTGATCCGCACGTCGCGCGGCAAGTCGAGCGCGCTGGTCACGGAAAAAATTCCCCCGCGGAATACAAAGGCGCCCGACCGCGTGGTGCTTCTGCTGCCCGATCCGATCGACCAAAGCCGGCCGTTCATGGTTTATTGGCTGAACAACCTTACCACGCTGATGCACAATGTCGGCGTGGATTTCGAGCTGGTCATCGGCTGGCGCTATTTCGGACGGAACGCGGACCGCTCGCTCCAGCAGCTGGTGGATTCGCATCCGGCAAAATGCTGGATACTCGTGCGGTCGCCGTGCTCGCTCCAGCAGTGGTTCGCCGACAACGGCGTCCCGGCGGTGGTGGCGGGGTCGCCCTTGGACGATATAAAACTGCCGAGCGTGGACCTCGACCATCGGGCCATCGTCCGCCACGCGGCGCTCACCCTCCTGCGCGAGGGGCACCGGCGGCTGGCGTATGTTTTTGAAAAGGCAAGATTCGGAGGCACCGTGATCGGCGAGCAGGCTTTTCGCGAGACCATAGCCGACTATGATTCGTCCGCCACGCCGGGGATATGCCGTCCGTCGATGAACGCGGCATCGATCATCAACGAACTGCGCCGCATCCATAATTCCAGCCTGCGGCCGACCGCCTACATGATGGGCAATTCATTCTCCTATGTGACGGCGCTCAGCTGGTTCAACTCGCAGCAGTTGCTCGTGCCCGGCGACATTTCCCTCATCAGCCACGACGAGGATCCTTTCCTGCCGTTTCTGCATCCGACCCCGGCGCGTTATGCCATCGGATCGGCCAAGTTTGCCAACGCCTTGTATAAAGCTGTCCGGCGCGTGATGGATCATGGGTCGGGTTTGGACTTCAAGGAATTGATCATTCCCGATTATATAAAAGGCGCCTCGGTCGGTCCGCCGCCCTCCGCCTCGCGCGAGGCGGAGATATTTCGCCGGCGGTGA
- a CDS encoding arylsulfatase, which yields MSPVSRKSIFFSGVTAVSATLAALQPRVHAAPPAPASASTRPNILLVMSDDMGFSDIGCYGGKIRTPTLDRLAGNGLRFTQFYNGARCCPTRASLLTGLYPHQAGVGLMVNPRGDLPGYRGQLVDGCLTIAEMLRPAGYATYAVGKWHIAPSTPDARANWPLQRGFDRFYGTLAGAGSYYDPATLCRGNTFITPENDPEYKPARFYYTDAIADNAVRFLREHARDQAASPGQPARPFFMYVAFTAAHWPMHALPEDIARYKGRYDAGFEAVRAERHRRVRELGLIPPSTRLGPSAQNWADIPDADKAWEARCMEVYAAMIDRMDQGIARIVAQLEADGQLGNTLILFLQDNGACAETLGMGRGTPRASNPKRTRDGRPMRTRHGVMPGPDDTYIAYGPGWANVSNTPFREYKHWVHEGGISTPLIAHWPGGIRQNLGGTLVHAPGHIIDIAATCRDLAGAAYPDRRDGAFVLPLEGISLRPAFSGEIPRRTSPLCWEHEGNRAIRDGKWKLVAKGPKGAWELYDMETDRSELDDLASRHPDIARRLAADWEAWALRAKVKPWPWDDQPIHTPAKKKNSKNT from the coding sequence GTGAGCCCTGTGTCCCGCAAATCCATTTTCTTTTCCGGTGTCACCGCCGTCTCGGCGACGCTCGCGGCACTCCAGCCGCGCGTCCACGCCGCGCCGCCTGCGCCGGCGTCCGCATCCACCCGTCCCAATATACTGCTCGTCATGTCCGACGACATGGGCTTCAGCGACATCGGCTGCTACGGCGGGAAAATCCGCACGCCGACGCTCGACCGGCTGGCGGGCAATGGGCTGCGCTTCACGCAGTTTTATAATGGCGCCCGCTGCTGCCCCACCCGCGCCTCGTTGCTCACCGGGCTTTACCCGCACCAAGCCGGCGTCGGCCTCATGGTCAACCCCCGCGGCGATCTGCCTGGCTATCGTGGCCAGCTTGTTGACGGCTGCCTGACCATCGCCGAGATGCTCCGTCCCGCCGGCTACGCCACCTACGCCGTCGGCAAATGGCACATCGCCCCCTCCACGCCCGACGCCAGGGCCAACTGGCCCCTCCAGCGCGGTTTCGACCGCTTCTACGGCACCCTCGCCGGCGCCGGCAGTTATTACGACCCCGCCACGCTTTGCCGGGGCAACACCTTCATCACCCCCGAAAACGATCCCGAATATAAACCGGCGCGTTTCTATTATACCGACGCCATCGCCGACAACGCCGTGCGTTTCCTGCGCGAGCACGCCCGCGACCAAGCCGCCAGCCCCGGCCAGCCCGCCAGGCCCTTCTTCATGTATGTCGCGTTTACCGCCGCGCACTGGCCCATGCACGCCCTGCCGGAGGACATCGCCCGCTACAAGGGCCGCTACGACGCCGGCTTCGAGGCCGTCCGCGCCGAGCGCCACCGTCGCGTTCGCGAGCTTGGCCTCATTCCGCCCTCCACCCGGCTCGGCCCTTCGGCCCAAAACTGGGCGGACATTCCCGACGCCGACAAGGCTTGGGAGGCGCGCTGCATGGAAGTCTATGCCGCCATGATCGACCGCATGGACCAAGGCATCGCGCGCATCGTCGCCCAGCTTGAGGCCGACGGCCAGTTGGGGAACACGCTCATCCTTTTTCTTCAGGACAACGGCGCCTGCGCCGAAACCCTCGGCATGGGACGCGGCACGCCTCGCGCCTCGAACCCCAAGCGCACTCGCGATGGACGGCCAATGCGCACCCGGCACGGCGTCATGCCCGGTCCCGACGACACCTACATCGCCTACGGCCCCGGCTGGGCCAACGTTTCCAACACCCCCTTCCGCGAATACAAGCATTGGGTGCACGAAGGCGGCATTTCCACCCCGCTCATCGCACACTGGCCCGGAGGCATCCGCCAGAATCTCGGCGGCACGCTGGTCCACGCGCCCGGTCACATCATTGACATCGCCGCCACCTGTCGCGATCTGGCAGGCGCCGCCTATCCTGACCGGCGGGACGGCGCGTTCGTGCTCCCGCTCGAAGGCATCAGCCTGCGTCCGGCATTTTCCGGCGAAATACCCCGCCGCACCTCGCCGTTGTGTTGGGAGCACGAGGGCAACCGCGCCATCCGCGACGGCAAATGGAAACTCGTCGCGAAGGGCCCCAAGGGCGCCTGGGAACTCTACGACATGGAAACCGACCGCTCCGAGCTGGACGACCTCGCCTCCCGCCATCCCGACATCGCCCGCCGGCTCGCCGCCGATTGGGAGGCATGGGCGTTGCGTGCCAAGGTGAAACCCTGGCCTTGGGACGACCAGCCAATCCACACGCCAGCCAAAAAGAAAAACTCCAAAAACACATGA
- a CDS encoding IPT/TIG domain-containing protein, which produces MNTQYNSPFSPCRIGRRCMLILSAGLGALAGALSAVPMDSTTLTDFDFSVAQQTRMQTLIDNGTLDLQRVLTGPASGYRHMGWPVATRLPDGRTVVLIRHLRDHSAYASYPDNARRIIWSDDNMATWQPADVLDAPPPFGRNLDDTPTKYDYQGMQAISWAYASGTANPRLVAVTAQQDENDKTPRSRVYLSDDRGVTWREQPDALAAMPAAAVHSGPNMVRHPEFGLVVPFGQQTGSGTGRQNYLASSTDAGETWQIRTWLNSANSRSIEPALATWGPGHMVLIGRERTDAYGYDSASGKYYYTQHVYKHTPGAAFSDVTFTTARTNIAGNGKTPVAKGKSGYEAHDTPDVIYNPVTGRIEMIQSSRWGAGAENPLPSDPENPAEPVNALNLWSIDPVDLLAGGTTWRFDGNLVERQGIILGAVGLPKDNKDGYHPGGSIVDEAAGKQHIFIYVGVYTQYANAYRISRPLDTYAFRAACGLPALPAPAITGVAVSASTATITGINFTALKEVLIAGKTAAIVSSGITEIKATLPAGVTAATGDDVVVRTDHGITTGLTDLSHLPPAVSAIDYDLIWPGKSVSITGVNLGGVTKVFFGAIEVASFVSKTDTEIVVTVPEGVASGDISIQTAAGDTVPLPVSGAYTIAVKPHDLAPLIATQPVVTGLHPLDLVASATGAPPPSFKWQYRRGDSGDWADIGGSADYQGAGTAHLTLINTAGKNGWQYRYVATNNTEDVYSNAVTLQLLADILPAPAGITATSGTTGPNLYVADVQTHVIRKITQADGKAVVFAGQPGEPGSADGSGGTARFNAPRGIAITADGALVVADTGNSSVRLVTADGAVTTLSAVFNHPRGVAAHDLNGDIYVADTGNHLIKKITAGGAVSTVVGAGVPGFANGIGPAAQFRSPSGIAVDVAGNLYIADTGNHAIRYIDMTTGSVSLFAGQPGSAPGSSDGAKTTAAKFNSPEGVTVDADGRVFVADTGNSHIRSIYSGSVFHTVLPPAGFLNYAGFKDGLSGDVLFDRPASLVVAEDGLLYVADTGNAVIRRVDRGDEVATLPLEALTGNSDPSDNNNNSGGGGGGGAPGWWFAAALAALLAFRKLSSRRR; this is translated from the coding sequence ATGAACACCCAATATAATTCCCCCTTCTCACCCTGCCGCATCGGCAGGCGCTGCATGCTAATACTGTCAGCGGGGCTCGGCGCCCTTGCCGGCGCGCTGTCCGCGGTGCCGATGGATTCCACCACGCTGACTGACTTCGATTTCAGCGTGGCCCAGCAGACCCGGATGCAGACCCTCATCGACAACGGCACGCTCGATCTTCAGCGCGTGCTCACCGGACCGGCGAGCGGCTACCGGCACATGGGCTGGCCCGTCGCCACGCGCCTGCCCGACGGACGCACCGTGGTGCTCATCCGGCACCTCCGGGACCACTCCGCCTACGCCAGCTACCCCGACAACGCCCGCCGCATCATCTGGTCCGATGACAACATGGCCACCTGGCAGCCCGCCGACGTCCTGGATGCGCCGCCACCCTTCGGTCGCAACCTCGACGACACGCCGACCAAATATGATTACCAAGGCATGCAGGCCATTTCCTGGGCCTATGCCTCCGGCACCGCCAATCCCCGCCTTGTGGCCGTCACCGCCCAGCAGGACGAAAATGACAAGACCCCGCGCAGCCGCGTTTACCTCTCCGACGACCGGGGCGTGACCTGGCGCGAGCAGCCCGACGCCCTCGCCGCCATGCCGGCCGCCGCCGTCCACTCCGGCCCGAACATGGTGCGCCACCCCGAGTTCGGCCTCGTCGTGCCCTTCGGCCAGCAAACCGGCAGCGGTACCGGCAGGCAAAACTACCTCGCCAGCAGCACCGACGCAGGCGAAACCTGGCAAATCCGCACCTGGCTCAACTCCGCCAACTCCCGCAGCATCGAGCCCGCCCTCGCCACTTGGGGACCGGGCCACATGGTGTTGATCGGACGCGAGCGCACCGACGCCTACGGCTACGATTCCGCCTCTGGAAAATATTATTACACGCAACACGTTTATAAGCACACGCCCGGCGCGGCATTCTCCGACGTCACCTTCACCACCGCCCGCACCAACATCGCCGGCAATGGGAAAACCCCCGTCGCCAAGGGCAAAAGCGGCTACGAAGCGCACGACACTCCCGACGTTATATACAATCCCGTCACCGGCCGCATCGAAATGATACAAAGCTCCCGCTGGGGCGCGGGAGCGGAAAACCCGCTCCCGTCCGACCCTGAAAATCCGGCGGAACCGGTCAACGCGCTCAATCTCTGGAGCATCGACCCCGTTGACCTGCTCGCCGGCGGCACGACATGGCGGTTTGACGGGAACCTCGTCGAGCGCCAGGGCATCATCCTCGGCGCGGTCGGCCTGCCCAAGGACAACAAGGACGGTTACCACCCCGGCGGCTCCATCGTGGACGAGGCCGCCGGCAAACAGCACATCTTTATATACGTCGGCGTTTATACCCAATACGCCAATGCCTACCGCATCAGCCGTCCGCTCGACACCTATGCCTTCCGCGCCGCCTGCGGCCTGCCCGCGCTGCCCGCGCCGGCGATCACCGGCGTCGCCGTTTCCGCCAGCACCGCCACCATCACCGGCATCAACTTCACCGCGCTCAAGGAGGTGCTTATCGCCGGCAAGACCGCCGCCATCGTCTCCTCCGGCATCACCGAAATCAAAGCCACGCTCCCCGCCGGCGTGACCGCCGCCACCGGCGACGATGTCGTCGTGCGCACCGACCACGGCATCACCACCGGCCTCACCGACCTCTCGCACCTCCCGCCCGCCGTCAGCGCCATCGACTACGACCTCATCTGGCCGGGCAAATCCGTCAGCATCACCGGCGTCAACCTCGGCGGCGTAACCAAGGTTTTTTTCGGCGCCATCGAGGTCGCCTCCTTCGTCTCAAAAACCGACACTGAAATCGTTGTGACCGTGCCCGAGGGCGTCGCCAGCGGCGACATTTCCATCCAGACCGCCGCCGGCGACACCGTGCCGCTTCCCGTCAGCGGCGCCTACACCATCGCCGTGAAACCCCACGACCTCGCCCCGCTCATCGCCACGCAGCCCGTCGTCACCGGCCTCCATCCCCTCGACCTCGTCGCCTCCGCCACCGGCGCGCCCCCGCCTTCCTTCAAATGGCAATACCGCCGCGGCGATTCCGGCGACTGGGCCGACATCGGGGGCTCGGCTGATTACCAGGGCGCGGGCACCGCGCACCTCACCCTTATCAACACCGCCGGCAAAAACGGCTGGCAATACCGCTACGTCGCCACGAACAACACCGAGGACGTTTACAGCAACGCCGTGACGCTCCAGCTCCTCGCCGACATCCTGCCCGCCCCCGCCGGCATCACCGCCACTTCCGGCACGACCGGTCCCAACCTCTACGTCGCCGATGTCCAGACCCACGTCATCCGCAAAATCACGCAGGCCGACGGAAAGGCGGTTGTGTTTGCCGGGCAGCCCGGCGAGCCCGGCTCCGCCGATGGCAGCGGCGGCACCGCGCGCTTCAACGCGCCCCGCGGCATCGCCATCACCGCCGACGGCGCGCTCGTCGTCGCGGACACCGGCAACTCCAGCGTCCGCCTCGTCACCGCCGACGGCGCCGTCACCACCCTCTCCGCCGTTTTCAACCACCCCCGCGGCGTCGCCGCGCACGACCTCAACGGCGACATTTACGTGGCCGACACTGGCAACCACCTGATCAAAAAAATCACCGCCGGCGGCGCGGTCTCCACCGTCGTCGGCGCCGGGGTGCCCGGCTTCGCCAACGGCATCGGCCCCGCCGCGCAATTCCGCTCCCCCTCCGGCATCGCCGTGGACGTCGCCGGCAACCTCTACATCGCCGACACCGGCAACCACGCCATCCGCTACATCGACATGACCACCGGCAGCGTCTCCCTCTTCGCCGGCCAGCCCGGCAGCGCTCCCGGCTCCAGCGACGGTGCGAAAACCACCGCCGCCAAGTTCAATTCGCCCGAGGGTGTCACGGTGGACGCGGACGGCCGTGTGTTCGTGGCCGACACCGGCAACTCGCACATTCGCTCAATTTACTCCGGCTCCGTCTTCCACACGGTGCTGCCCCCCGCAGGCTTTCTCAACTACGCCGGTTTCAAGGACGGCCTTTCCGGTGACGTCCTGTTTGACCGCCCCGCCTCCCTCGTCGTGGCCGAGGATGGCCTTCTCTACGTGGCCGACACCGGCAACGCCGTCATCCGCCGGGTTGATCGCGGGGACGAGGTCGCGACGCTCCCGCTTGAGGCCCTGACCGGCAATTCCGATCCGTCCGACAATAACAACAACAGCGGCGGCGGAGGTGGCGGTGGCGCGCCGGGCTGGTGGTTCGCCGCCGCCCTTGCCGCGCTCCTCGCCTTCCGCAAACTCTCAAGCCGGCGGCGATGA